Proteins encoded within one genomic window of Macaca fascicularis isolate 582-1 chromosome 16, T2T-MFA8v1.1:
- the TRPV3 gene encoding spermatogenesis-associated protein 22 isoform X3, with amino-acid sequence MHKLTASDTGKTCLMKALLNINPNTKEIVRVLLAFAEENDILGRFINAEYTEEAYEGQTALNIAIERRQGDIAAVLIAAGADVNAHAKGAFFNPKYQHEGFYFGETPLALAACTNQPEIVQLLMDHEQTDITSQDSRGNNILHALVTVAEDFKTQNDFVKRMYDMILLRSGNWELETTRNNDGLTPLQLAAKMGKAEILKYILSREIKEKRLRSLSRKFTDWAYGPVSSSLYDLTNVDTTTDNSVLEITVYNTNIDNRHEMLTLEPLHTLLRMKWKKFAKYMFFLSFCFYFFYNITLTLVSYYRPREEEALPHPLALTHKMGWLQLLGRMFVLIWATCISVKEGIAIFLLRPSDLQSILSDAWFHFVFFIQAVLVILSVFLYLFAYKEYLACLVLAMALGWANMLYYTRGFQSMGMYSVMIQKVILHDVLKFLFVYIVFLLGFGVALASLIEKCPKDNKDCSSYGSFSDAVLELFKLTIGLGDLNIQQNSKYPILFLFLLITYVILTFVLLLNMLIALMGETVENVSKESERIWRLQRARTILEFEKMLPEWLRSRFRMGELCRVAEEDFRLCLRINEVKWTEWKTHVSFLNEDPGPVRRTDFNKIQDSSRNNSKTTLNAFEEIEDFPETSV; translated from the exons ATGCACAAGCTGACGGCCTCCGACACGGGGAAGACCTGCCTGATGAAGGCTTTGTTAAACATCAACCCCAACACCAAGGAGATCGTGCGGGTCCTGCTTGCCTTTGCCGAAGAGAACGACATCCTGGGCAGGTTCATCAATGCCGAGTACACAGAGGAGGCCTACGAAG GGCAGACGGCGCTGAACATCGCCATCGAGCGGCGCCAGGGGGACATCGCGGCCGTGCTCATCGCCGCCGGCGCCGACGTCAACGCCCACGCCAAGGGCGCCTTCTTCAACCCCAAGTACCAGCACGAAGGCTTCTACTTCG GTGAGACGCCCCTGGCCCTGGCAGCCTGCACCAACCAGCCCGAGATTGTGCAGCTGCTGATGGACCACGAGCAGACGGACATCACCTCGCAGGACTCGCGGGGCAACAACATCCTCCACGCCCTGGTGACCGTGGCCGAGGACTTCAAGACGCAGAACGACTTTGTGAAGCGCATGTATGACATGATTCTACTGCGGAGTGGCAACTGGGAGCTGGAGACCACTCGCAACAACGATGGCCTCACGCCGCTGCAGCTGGCCGCCAAGATGGGCAAGGCCGAG ATCCTGAAGTACATCCTCAGTCGTGAGATCAAGGAGAAGCGGCTCCGGAGCCTGTCCAGGAAGTTCACTGACTGGGCATACGGACCCGTGTCGTCCTCCCTCTACGACCTCACCAACGTGGACACCACCACGGACAACTCCGTGCTGGAAATCACCGTCTACAACACCAACATCGAT AACCGGCATGAGATGCTGACCCTGGAGCCACTGCACACGCTGCTGCGGATGAAGTGGAAGAAATTTGCCAAGTACATGTTCTTTCTGtccttctgcttttatttcttctacaACATCACCCTGACCCTCGTGTCGTACTACCGCCCCCGGGAGGAGGAG GCCCTCCCGCACCCCTTGGCCCTGACGCACAAGATGGGGTGGCTGCAGCTCCTCGGGAGGATGTTCGTACTCATCTGGGCCACGTGCATCTCCGTGAAAGAG GGCATTGCCATCTTCCTGCTGAGACCCTCGGATCTGCAGTCCATCCTCTCGGATGCCTGGTTTCACTTTGTCTT TTTTATCCAAGCTGTGCTTGTGATACTGTCTGTCTTCTTGTACTTGTTTGCCTACAAAGAGTACCTCGCCTGCCTCGTGCTGGCCATGGCCCTGGGCTGGGCTAACATGCTCTACTACACGAGGGGGTTCCAGTCCATGGGCATGTACAGCGTCATGATCCAGAAG gTCATTTTGCATGATGTTTTGAAGTTCTTGTTCGTATATATCGTTTTTTTGCTTGGATTTGGAGTAG CCCTGGCCTCACTGATCGAGAAGTGTCCCAAAGACAACAAGGACTGCAGCTCCTACGGCAGCTTCAGCGACGCGGTGCTGGAACTCTTCAAGCTCACCATCGGCCTGGGTGACCTGAACATCCAGCAGAACTCCAAGTATCCCATTCTCTTTCTGTTCCTGCTCATCACCTACGTCATCCTCACCTTCGTTCTGCTCCTCAACATGCTCATTGCCCTGATGGGCGAGACTGTGGAGAACGTCTCCAAGGAGAGCGAGCGTATCTGGCGCCTGCAG AGAGCCAGGACCATCTTGGAGTTTGAGAAAATGTTACCAGAATGGCTGAGGAGCAGATTCCGGATGGGAGAGCTGTGCCGAGTGGCCGAGGAAGATTTCCGACTGTGTTTGCG GATCAATGAGGTGAAGTGGACTGAATGGAAGACGCACGTCTCCTTCCTTAACGAAGACCCGGGGCCTGTAAGACGAACAG atttcaACAAAATCCAAGATTCTTCCAGGAACAACAGCAAAACCACTCTCAATGCCTTTGAAGAAATAGAGGATTTCCCGGAAACGTCGGTGTAG
- the TRPV3 gene encoding spermatogenesis-associated protein 22 isoform X2 gives MHKLTASDTGKTCLMKALLNINPNTKEIVRVLLAFAEENDILGRFINAEYTEEAYEGQTALNIAIERRQGDIAAVLIAAGADVNAHAKGAFFNPKYQHEGFYFGETPLALAACTNQPEIVQLLMDHEQTDITSQDSRGNNILHALVTVAEDFKTQNDFVKRMYDMILLRSGNWELETTRNNDGLTPLQLAAKMGKAEILKYILSREIKEKRLRSLSRKFTDWAYGPVSSSLYDLTNVDTTTDNSVLEITVYNTNIDNRHEMLTLEPLHTLLRMKWKKFAKYMFFLSFCFYFFYNITLTLVSYYRPREEEALPHPLALTHKMGWLQLLGRMFVLIWATCISVKEGIAIFLLRPSDLQSILSDAWFHFVFFIQAVLVILSVFLYLFAYKEYLACLVLAMALGWANMLYYTRGFQSMGMYSVMIQKVILHDVLKFLFVYIVFLLGFGVALASLIEKCPKDNKDCSSYGSFSDAVLELFKLTIGLGDLNIQQNSKYPILFLFLLITYVILTFVLLLNMLIALMGETVENVSKESERIWRLQRARTILEFEKMLPEWLRSRFRMGELCRVAEEDFRLCLRINEVKWTEWKTHVSFLNEDPGPVRRTADFNKIQDSSRNNSKTTLNAFEEIEDFPETSV, from the exons ATGCACAAGCTGACGGCCTCCGACACGGGGAAGACCTGCCTGATGAAGGCTTTGTTAAACATCAACCCCAACACCAAGGAGATCGTGCGGGTCCTGCTTGCCTTTGCCGAAGAGAACGACATCCTGGGCAGGTTCATCAATGCCGAGTACACAGAGGAGGCCTACGAAG GGCAGACGGCGCTGAACATCGCCATCGAGCGGCGCCAGGGGGACATCGCGGCCGTGCTCATCGCCGCCGGCGCCGACGTCAACGCCCACGCCAAGGGCGCCTTCTTCAACCCCAAGTACCAGCACGAAGGCTTCTACTTCG GTGAGACGCCCCTGGCCCTGGCAGCCTGCACCAACCAGCCCGAGATTGTGCAGCTGCTGATGGACCACGAGCAGACGGACATCACCTCGCAGGACTCGCGGGGCAACAACATCCTCCACGCCCTGGTGACCGTGGCCGAGGACTTCAAGACGCAGAACGACTTTGTGAAGCGCATGTATGACATGATTCTACTGCGGAGTGGCAACTGGGAGCTGGAGACCACTCGCAACAACGATGGCCTCACGCCGCTGCAGCTGGCCGCCAAGATGGGCAAGGCCGAG ATCCTGAAGTACATCCTCAGTCGTGAGATCAAGGAGAAGCGGCTCCGGAGCCTGTCCAGGAAGTTCACTGACTGGGCATACGGACCCGTGTCGTCCTCCCTCTACGACCTCACCAACGTGGACACCACCACGGACAACTCCGTGCTGGAAATCACCGTCTACAACACCAACATCGAT AACCGGCATGAGATGCTGACCCTGGAGCCACTGCACACGCTGCTGCGGATGAAGTGGAAGAAATTTGCCAAGTACATGTTCTTTCTGtccttctgcttttatttcttctacaACATCACCCTGACCCTCGTGTCGTACTACCGCCCCCGGGAGGAGGAG GCCCTCCCGCACCCCTTGGCCCTGACGCACAAGATGGGGTGGCTGCAGCTCCTCGGGAGGATGTTCGTACTCATCTGGGCCACGTGCATCTCCGTGAAAGAG GGCATTGCCATCTTCCTGCTGAGACCCTCGGATCTGCAGTCCATCCTCTCGGATGCCTGGTTTCACTTTGTCTT TTTTATCCAAGCTGTGCTTGTGATACTGTCTGTCTTCTTGTACTTGTTTGCCTACAAAGAGTACCTCGCCTGCCTCGTGCTGGCCATGGCCCTGGGCTGGGCTAACATGCTCTACTACACGAGGGGGTTCCAGTCCATGGGCATGTACAGCGTCATGATCCAGAAG gTCATTTTGCATGATGTTTTGAAGTTCTTGTTCGTATATATCGTTTTTTTGCTTGGATTTGGAGTAG CCCTGGCCTCACTGATCGAGAAGTGTCCCAAAGACAACAAGGACTGCAGCTCCTACGGCAGCTTCAGCGACGCGGTGCTGGAACTCTTCAAGCTCACCATCGGCCTGGGTGACCTGAACATCCAGCAGAACTCCAAGTATCCCATTCTCTTTCTGTTCCTGCTCATCACCTACGTCATCCTCACCTTCGTTCTGCTCCTCAACATGCTCATTGCCCTGATGGGCGAGACTGTGGAGAACGTCTCCAAGGAGAGCGAGCGTATCTGGCGCCTGCAG AGAGCCAGGACCATCTTGGAGTTTGAGAAAATGTTACCAGAATGGCTGAGGAGCAGATTCCGGATGGGAGAGCTGTGCCGAGTGGCCGAGGAAGATTTCCGACTGTGTTTGCG GATCAATGAGGTGAAGTGGACTGAATGGAAGACGCACGTCTCCTTCCTTAACGAAGACCCGGGGCCTGTAAGACGAACAG cagatttcaACAAAATCCAAGATTCTTCCAGGAACAACAGCAAAACCACTCTCAATGCCTTTGAAGAAATAGAGGATTTCCCGGAAACGTCGGTGTAG